The region atcaCCGTCTCGCTTCCGCTCCGGACTCAGAGCGCACtccaacgagcgagcgagtatcATCTTCGCATTCACCGTGAACTGGTCCGCACGGAACACGCATGACACGATCGCCGTTCGTTCGGCCCCGGGTACATATTTTATTCGAACATTTATTATGTCGTAAATAAAAGCACATTATCTCTAATCTCAACGCGCGGCGAATCTCAACAcagcggcgacggtgacggtgacggcgtcGGCGTGGAACTCGAGGGTTttttcaccatcagcagcggcagcagcaatatGCACAGCAACCTCACGATGGAGCAGGCTCGTAAACGGAATTCGCGCTGGCGCAGCCTCGTTTGGGGAGCGGGCGAGTGACTGGAGCGATCAGAGAACGGCCTCGGTCTGTACCGGGGactttttactttctttcctttttcctgccATTCTTCCATTCGAGTCAGCGAGTCACGGAAAATGTCTGCCCTGTGGAGGCGGCATCTAGAATCGCACGGAATCGCTCTCCCGTTCGCAAACGGATTATTTCGAATCACAAGAACGCTGAACGACAAGTTGAGGACAAGGGAGGCCAAATGGATGAAACCGGAAGAGCCAGACGGTGCTTTTATGGTGGCGATCAGTGATCTCACGATGGATCAGTGGACGGATGTGGGATCATTTTGGAGTTAGTTTGCCATTAGGACATTTGGAACATTTCTATCCACTTCCAACCATCCTAAACTGCTGCTCAATGGCCACGATGGTGGGATTGTCCGAGATGATTAGAGCTTCTTGACCTCTGAGCTGTCGTTTCGACTCTATCGAATGTCCTGCGATCCTTGAATGGTTTGGTGTTTCATATTTAttaacatgattttttaaatggttaTCACCTGGGTGTAGAGTGCGTGTCTTTGGGAGAAACCTTACTGATATAATGGCTTATTGAAAATGTTAGACGATCATTTTTTGTCACAATGGTTCAATAAATTCTGAATTACGTAGCGCATGTCAGAGATGCAACCTGCTATATGGGATGCGGGGTTTTGAACTAATAATCTAGTTAAAGTGAGGTTAAGTAGCTATGACATCTCCATGTATGATTTTAAATGTTTCGATGTCTTGTGGCTAAATCTTAATTAATGCTTTGTAATAATTTATAGCACACTAATACAAATACTAAAGTTTCTTGTTATAAGAGTAGTGTAAACATGACATTTAGGCATAATAATTATGCAAAGTGTTGCAAATGATACTTAGGATTAGCAACGGAATAAGGAAATCTAGACACAATTTGTTGGAGACTCTTAGTGACAGCAAGACCACAAATTTAGTGTCCTTTTTACTCGTTGGTCGTTACAATTTGCACAGAACGCTTGTACCATCCGCACGCGCTGTTTTATCctatttttttcctctctcttcgtCATGCGCCTCTTTCTTCGCCgtttaatctctctctcttaacgCACGTCACACAAAGATTGTTAGTTGTACAAATGATCACTGCAATGAGGGCACAATTTGAATGCGGCCGCCCTGAAAATGTGAAACTCCTGTTGCCTGCTTCATCTTTACGTAGAGGAACAGCGACGTTATCGCTAATGCAATTGTCAGTAATAGAAGCATCACCGTGGCATACAGTAGCGGCTCGCTCAGTTTCAATTCTGGAACTATAATGTAAAATATCATTAGTAAATTGTTCATACTGCTGGACACACTACTGGTTTACTTACTTCGTACGGTAACGTTCCTGGTTATCGTaatatttccctttttattttccccAATGCATTCGTATAGTCCAGACTGTGTTGGGATAGCATATTCAAAAATGATTGAAGACACACCTGTTGGATCGCTCACATTGTACTCGTAAGGCGCTCCATCTTTGAACCACGTTATCGTAGGTGAAGGTATTCCACCAACATCACATTCGAGTTTAAAGGGGTTAAGTACGTCAACGATAAGAGTCTGGTTGATTTCGCCTGATCGTAATTGAGGAGCGATTGCCTCTATCACTTCCATGTCAAGGGATCTTTGCTCTGTTGGTTTGATCCCGTAGTTTACAATACAAAATACATCTCCCGAATCATGGTAGCTAACATTGAATAGTGtgaattgcatttttttcatcacCGAATCGTCTTGTATTACGGTGCCAGGGTACGACTTTTCATTGTGCTCGAAACTCATTACAACCGTGTCCCCGAGAGTGACTACTGAACATACGAATGAAACGTTATCTCCAACAGTAATCCACCTTTTCGGCTGAACTATTTCCAGTTTGATAAAATCGGTCTTTACATCTTCCGAAGTCAAATCTTCCAACATCAAATAGGCCAGCGCAATTGCGTGTCCCTCCGTATTGTTAGCCTTGCAGTATACAATCCCCGGCTCATTGGCGACTATTTTGAATGTTGCTGATGCCCAGTGGATGGCTGCAACCTCATCGGTTCCTGCCTGTTTGTGAAGAATAAATTTTACATTTAATGTTTCATTAATTTGATCCGTGTCTTGGTTTTAAAAATTTGTTAATTATTTGTGCACTTTTACCATACGCTACTTACATGCCATCCTGGGTCTGTTTCATTTACAATCGAACAGTTACCCCATGGTACCGCCGCACATGGCTGGAATATGAAACTCTCATCCACTGACGGATAAGATTCGGCCAAACAACTAAAAATAGCGAGGTCACCTTTGATGGCTTTTATACTATCCATACTCAAGGAAGGTTTGCCTGAGAAGGGTTGTCCGGATTAGATCCTCGAATTAAGCAATAATAGGCATAGTTTTCACCTACcataaacaaaaaccgagATGCTGAAGTTCGCACTCGCAGTTCCTGCTTGAACTGAAACTGTGTAGCTGTCTGTATGATATACTTTCGGTTGTTTGATTCTCAGTTTGACGTAGTCCTCGGTTACTTCCTGTTGGTAATCGTCTGTTTCATTTCTTGCTATGATGCCAGCTTCGTCTCTGAACCATTCATAGGTAATGTTGAAGGGGTACGACTTGTGTTGGATGATAATTTGAATTGGAGTCGTCTCTCCATTCTCGTTTAACCTTCGATTGATTACCGTTCGGTTGTGGGCTGTGCTAAGTATGACGAAATCATCTGGAGTCTCACGAACCTGTAGCTTAAAATTATGATAATGCGTATTGTTTTTATCATCGAAAACCTCACATCGGTATGTTCTTTGGTGTGCTAGGGTAACATTTTCTATAACGAGTTCCCGCTTGATGAGAGTCCGATTGTGCATAGAGATTTCAGTTTGGTTTCCAACAAATATTGCTTTATCCTGAAATAAAATCAGTGAAAGGTTCCAGTGTCGTGATATGAATGATTAATCATTGAAGGCTGAAGCTAATAACTCACAATTTCGGTGAGCTGGTAACTAGGAAGTGTTTTCCACGACATTTTGATGTTTCTATCCAAAAACACCTCGTAATTGCAGGTCAGTCGAACTGTTATGCCAATTGGCACATAATCTCTGACGTTGCTGTGGATGGTGGGTTTTAGCAAACCTTCTAAAATATCAAGGAAcattttattaataaataGCgaggaaataataataaaaaggagGAAAGCGATAATCTATAATCGGGAATCTGTAAagttgatcaacaaaatattaaattcaaCGTACCTTCATTGATTATGTCAAGCTTAGCAGAATGTTTCGTGCTATTAGCTTTATAATAAAACTCAGCGGACCGATTGTAAAAACCACCTACAATGAAAAATCCTTTTGTTGGATCTAAAGTCGGCAAACAGCGCTGAGGATGAAATGAAGACCAAAATAAATTTCACAGATACATGGAAGATATTCGTGATAAGAAAGGCTTACTTGGTAGGGTAGGCCACACAGTTCCAACTCCACTTTCGGATGCGACGGTTTGCAGACGACCACAACTCCCTCTCTATAATTATAATATTTAACAGCATCTGGTACCACGAGTTGGTGTGGATCTTCAACATACACGTACATGCTGCTTGCTACATTTTCAGCTAGCATTTCGTCTAGATCTTCCTGTTCTCTCTCGGAATGTACGCAATAGTACCGGCCAACCATCAATGCTGATGCATTCGTTATGGTAAGCATGCTCCCAAAAGGCATGTTGAGATCCGTTGTGGTATAGTTTGAAACAGTGACGTTTGGAGGGACCTGTGGATGTTATTAATCACGTGACGCAACTTGACGTAAAGCTAGGCTCCGTTAGATAGTGAATCTTACTCATTTGTACTCGACGTCGAAAGGTTTCCAGACGATTGGCGTATAACATTTGCAAGTAACGTTCCAAGTGTCACCGTATCTCAGCACCACTTCGTCAACTGGCCATTCGATCAAAGGCAAGTCCATGGAATTATCGTCTAAAGCATTGTCGAGAGCTGCTTGTGGAAGATTGGTTTAAAGCAATCATTTCGGATAACATATAAATATTTTGtctatttttttccattccgaaAAATGATTTACAAGGTCATTTACGCATGTATATGCTTCATAttgatgattatgatttatACGGAAATATTAATGACATGGCCCTTAAACCTCGCAAATCACAAAGCTGAATTCGCATAAACAATCATCAAACTTACCTTTTATTGATGTCCTTCCTATGATCAAAATGATCACAGTGACCCATAGAACATTTACAGTTCTTTTCATTCTGGCACTGCACAATAATAAACACTAAATACTATACGTTTAATCGTTTAACAAATCTGCATGACTTAAACAAAACACAGATTATGTTCAAATGTTATAGTAAATGTCACGAAACATAAACAAGcacttgaaaaaatgaaatggcaCAGTTTTTTAGTAAAAGTTGTGTACCAGTAACTGAGAAGAGGCAACCTCTTCTAGAACAACTTGTCTGGGTTGTTTCTGCCAAAGGTCTGAAACTCGACTGAACAATCGTTCTGAACCGAAGCTGATAGCACACTGTTACGTGTGTCTTGCAGCAAATGTATCCGTATGTATTACTCATAATTCTATGAGTAACTTGGTCGAGTGTTCTTGCTTATCCGTTGCATGTTCTTGGCGATACACGAGAGGACCTAATGAAATCTGCACTGCACAATCTGGAGGATCTGGAGGATGCACAATCTGGAGGATGCAGATTACCCTTCTGCGTCGCACGTAGTAGATATGATGCACGCTATCATCATTGGTGATTTCATTTCCCAGTAGAATGAATGCATGCTTCATCCATACAAGCATAGGAACATTGACCTATATCTACTTCAAATGTTATAGAGCAACGGCGATAGAGCATTTTACTTTGTTGCTTGCCCTAGAGAATGTAGGTAGAGAATGATGTGTATTCTTAGATGAAAACTAGAGCTAGAGTGACCAGCATTACTTCAAAATTATAGATTCTGCCTTTTCAATATAATTTCTTTAGAATAAGCTCCATTTATCTCacgttgttttcgtttcgctttcgttagCCGTTCTTCttattatttgatttattttgcatacataatttatgaacaaCGAGAGGTTTTGAGATCTTCTAAACCAGTTACTCATCGAATACAAAATGCGATTCTTGGTTCTATGAAGCAAACTTTACTTCTGCTCAGTAACAGTCGTGTCATTTGGGATCCCTATGAGTGACTAACAATTTTACATTCCTGCCCGATGGTGACTCAACGCAGTACAACTAAGATGTTTTGAGATCATTCGATTCAGGGATGGAGCTACATACATTTGACGGCCCTATACAAGTTACGGTCGCTAAACTTATATTCCCCTGAAGCGCCCCGCCCCGATGTCTCGAGTCAGGTCACTTCGGTTATAGCCCAAATGTATGCAGGCATAACACAGCTAGAGTAGGTAAAGTTGCGGCTGTTACGCATGTGACGCGCACGAGCCCGCTTGCAATGTCGCGTCAAGGAAAGGAGTGTCGGATGACGGGACAGAGTTGGTTCTTAATGCGTTACAGATGTGGGTGATGGCATGACTTCGTGTGCGGGATCGCGCAACCCGTCTCAGGAACATGTCACATCGCACACATGTTTGGACGCTTTCCCTTTTCAGACGGTTGAAACTTACATTCGACATGCAGATACGACGCACCAACCCGGTGTTTTGCTACAGCAGGCCGATGTTTGTTTGGACCTTTTTGCTTGATCTAAACAACCACCACTTCCGCCCAACATCTGGACACGATGCAATCTCGAACTTTCCAATGACAGCGACATGTAGCAACCTTGCATGCGCGGGCTCAGccgaaaaatatttgttacgcAGCGTCAGCGGAAATGCGCGCGCACCCAAGTCAGCGACAACAGGTACGCGCGATGGCACTGTTCCCACGAGCCAGAACTTGGAGACCGCGGGGCGGAGAAGGCAGCTTCTCCGTTAAGAACTTTTAGAGTATAAATAGGCTAAGCTAGCTCTTAATAAATGGGCAGTTGGAATTTGTAAGACGACGGTGTCGCTTGTTTCACTACTCTTTCAGCTCGTCCGAAAGCCTTTGCTGCTAAGTCTTGCCCTGGGCCCCACCCGCGGTAACCCTTGCAAGTCTCCCTCATTAACCCTCACAGGTTTTCCGATCCGGATTGTCGACGAGACAAGCACATCGAAATCCCTCGCAGGAAGTCGCGAGGTGTCCAACCCCCCGATAGTCCACGCACGCGTCGCGTAAAAGCGAACATTTCGACTGGCGCGGCTTCGGTAAGCCGTGACTAACAGCCAGCGACCCTTCACCCCAAAAGGAATAAAGGCAAGTCGTTCTAGTGTATCTTCCTTCCAGAATTGGTTAATATACATTTTATGCGCCTAATTTTTGAACTGGACAcgctttttcacttttccaatcCAGTTCGAGATTCCTTGAAACGATCGGTGGATAGGAGGATGAAACATTTACTTCAAATTTAAAAGATGCTTATTCGATAGTTTTCGGATGGAAAACCCCGGATTTGATCTCCTTATCCGGCACGTGATCCTCACAAATTAATCACAAAGACAGACTTGTGGACGTTGATCGTTCGAAGTGAATGAGCTGTCTGCTTCAGGATCAATGTTTAACAACGAGCTCCACGGCACCTGAAAACAGTGCACGTGCGGGCAGAACAATCTGTAAATCTGAACCAATCGAAGGATCAAGCAAAGGACCCGAtcaatcgttcgatcgctcgctcgatcgagtcggtcggtcggtggtgtgaAGCCGGCTTGTCGACCGAAAGAAGCTGCCAGAAAACAAATATTCTaccacagcacaccacctTACCACCCGCCCCCGCCCcagtgctgttgttgtttatgctGGAAAGCGAAGCATCGCCACCGCAACTGCAGATGCAGATCGTTGTTCGCCGCAGAtgaagacagcagcagcagcagcagcagcagcagcagcacacggcaGCTACAGTCCGCGCTCGATCGCTCTGAAGAATGCCGTCCCCCCTCGGtcccccttttccaccctcCCTGTGGCCATTGCGCGTGGGTGGATTGGTGGCGGCGGTTGGGCAGCactggtaggcacacacataaTTATGCAGTgatatttatcattttattagCATAATATGTTATTCGTGTCCACCGCCTTCACTTCATCTCACTGGGAGGATgggtgggaagggggaggaggcAGGTTGTGCAAGGTTAAACTGTTGTTGGTCCTGGGAAAAGATCCACCACTACATTCTGCGCATGGCCGTTCGCTGCTTCACTTCGATCTTCTCGCCCAGtgtctcttgctctctcttcttGTTTTCGcgttactctctctctctctttctctctctctctctctctctctctcgctctctccttttccttttcattcatAAGAAGGAATCCAACGGATTGGCCGCACCGTCTGTCTGCGTGGTATGGTGGCGCTGCGGGCAAATTCGATCGCGCCCTCACCACGGAACGGTTTGACCGGGATCTTCATCGCGGCGCGAACCCACCATAAATTGTACTCCAGCCGAGGCGatgcagcatcggcagcagctcTGTTCCAACATTGTAGAACAACGCCAGCaacacatcaaacacacacatctcGCGTCGCAGACATCGGGTCATCGGGCGGCCCCGTGTGCTTGATGCTTGGTCCTTGGCGGTTTAGTCAGTGGCCAACGGAACGTCAGTCGACTAACCATACTGGCCAACCAGACAATCACCTGAGGGTGAAGAGGGTCCGTTGCGTTTGGAGGGAAGAAGGGGGTTCCGTTGGCATGCCGGCAGCTATCGGGCAATTGTTAATCGAAGTCATAAACGGAATTGAAATATAAATGTAAACACAGGCCCCAATGCACACAACTGAATTCCCCGTCCGGACTGCACCTCCTGTCTTTACCCATACATCGCTTCTCGCTAGTCGCTAGTCGTGGAGGAATCTCTAAGCGAACGCGGGAGAACCAGCATGAATCCTCACGGTttcccattccattcgcttcgatcgttcgttcgatcgagccCTCTAATAGTGGGCTTTTATTTCTGGCGTGATCACGCAGACCAGTAATggggtgaaggaaggaaggaagggtgaGCAATCGGAAGAATGATtagcaaataaaaaagaaaatttatcAACTGCATctcggcagcggcagcaacacggCGGGATGCACTTCCAATCCGTGCttcctatgctgctgctgctgcgacactAGACGACTAGAAGACGTGTGTCGGCGAAGGACCTCCACTCTCCCCCATTCCCCCTTCCAAGGAGGTCGCGTGtgtgctgccgccgccggtaAAATGGGAAACGAATTGAATGATTGCGATCGAAGCGGCGAAAACGGGGGGGGACTGTGTGAGCGTGTCTGGTATGCAAAGTTGCCTCGAGCTCGATGGTTCCgcatcgtcgtggccgtcgttTGGAGTCACGCGAGAGACTTTAGCCACGAGAAGGGACCATCCCGGGAACGGGGACAGAGGGCGGAGCAGTGTTTTGCCTCGAGCGTTTATGATTTGATTGCTTCAATTCGCGCGggacttttgttttattgtcgTCGGTCCACGATCCATGGCCACGAGGGACACCCTACGCGGAGGAGCAGCAGTCGGCCAGCGAGCGCCAGGACGTTCGGTCCCTCGCTAGGATTAATATCGTGGCGCGGTGATCGATTGGTGCATCGCTATCCGCCAGTGGGTGGAAGAGGGCCAGCTGGAGATCACCTGCTGTTCTGGCCAGAGAGAGCCtttggtgagagagagagagagagcgaaaagagagagaaagagtgagagaagagAGACTGTGCGCCACCCTTTGGtctatgttttatgcttttgcggGGTCAATTTGAATGCTCTGCCCCGTAACCACGCGCTCCAGCGTCATTTCCAGCGAATTGAAAGTTTGTTTTGTCCGCCGAGCCGATGCACCGCGGTGTCGGTGCTTTGGTCAGGAACTGCCGCAAGCCGCGGGAGGATGCTGCAGTTACAGAGCACTTGAGCACCGAACGTGCCGAGAGAGCGTTTGGTTTTGGAGTTTCGGAGtctttcgccagccagccagccagagttTCGGCGTCGGGATTCAGCAGCGCAAGAAGGAAGATGgagaggatgaaaaatgaactttCCTTGCGGACGGTCTGCGAAGAGAATGGACATCGACAACGGCCGCGAACCGCAAAAGGATGCACCATCTCGTTGTCGCCGTGTTCGGCTCTTATGTCGGTCACCGGGGCAACAATGTTGCCACACGATGTCAGATGAAAGAGCGAAAGCCtacaaaagagaagaagagagagagagagagagagagagagagagagatagtgcgCGCGAATGTGAAATCGAaacggcatcgatcgattgcagttCGATTCCGTCCACCCAGCCCCCGGTCCCGCCGGCTGCACGATTTGCATGATCTTACATGGGCTCGAGGTCCAGCCCTGGGCTCTCCACAAGGAGGGAGCACTCGCGATGTTGTCACACACCACGGAGAGAgacgaggagaaggtggagtgGTGTGGAGCATGAGTAATGATTCGGCGCCGCTTTTTATCATCCGGACCATTTGCATTGGtgcccttcccttcccgtccctccctccctcagtTCGATCGTTTTCCAGTTGATTGAGTGCGGTTGGAGGAACTCCTCCCGAGTCCCCTCAATCCGTTGGTCGACGTGGCAAGTGTTTGGCGTGTTGCATCAGCGTTGTAAGTGGTTGTCGATGGTAATCTGGTGTCTCTTTTATTGATGAGGGAAAACGCATCGCCCAAGTGGAGTGCGCTGTTGggtggtggcagtgttggtggtggatgaatTTACCTTTCTTCTGTTTCCGAATTTCGCTTCTCACCATTCGAAGGAATGGGCGGGATGAGGTGAGGGAGTGAAAGTGGTGCGGTAGTTTTGCCAATTCCTGTTTATATAAACTCACCCACATTCCACGGCATCGCTTTTTTGAAGTGATTAAGAAGGGTGGTAGTGGCACGATGGAAttggcagtagtagtagtagtagcagcagcagctggtatTTTGCCCGTTGGCAGTCGGCGATTATGAACATAGTTTCAGAAGATTCGCTGTTCATTTAATCATGCCTTTCAcctgtttatgctgctgattTGAACATTGTTTTACGTTTGCATCTACATTATTGATGTAGTTTCGGTCTAAAACCACTCATcgaaattttttttttatcaaaacagCACGAAGGATGCTTAAAACATATAATTTATAAGCGAAGCGTGAACAGCGATCAGATGATCTTCTTTATAATTTATACTGAAGTACATCTTCAAtttcttctattttcttttattttatttgatgcAATGTCGAAAGCGTTTGTGTTTAGCGTATGCGTATGATTATACGCACGCGATCTTGCTATTACTCTTGGATCGAATAacgaatttccttttttggtggcAAATTTGATCATGCGTGGACCGAAGATACGATTTTACTACGATTCAGAAAACTCTCGCATTCGCAGTTCCACATTTCTCGACTACTCTGAGCTGTGCGTTTTGAGTTAagattttatattttcaaatGAGTAAAAGTTTTCAAAGTTTTCGATTCCTGTGTATCTACATCAATGCAATCAATGCAAACCAGCAATATCAACAAAATTATGAACAAATGCACTTAAATGCCACATTCAGCAGATGTATTCGGGATGCATTTAACACTACTATACTTAACTACTTCTAGCGCTAATActgaataatacaaaaaaagaCTTAACTGCTACGAAAAGAACGAAGTGGAGCAACATCAAAAACTTACAAACAAATTACAGCTTAGATTTTAATCAAGCGACTATTTTGAAAATATGGGCCTTGCTGCATAAAATAGTGTTTTAGGCAATTAGAGCAAATGTTTAATAAACCTGGAACAAGAAGAGGCATACGAGGACAATGATAAAAAAGAGTCTACTTAAATGAGATTCAAATAATGTAGTTTGAATCTCCTCTAATATACCAAAATATTTCCACTAAGAGAGAGAGTTCTCAATGAACCACTGTACTAATAGTAAAGACAATAATTGGCTCAAATGTATTTCAAGAATTGTTCCAAAGAAATTAACATGCTTTTATTTAATTACACAACACGATTTGAGACGAACATTAGTCACATTAGGATGAAGATTACGCTAGCAGCTGTCTCGATCTGCAACGTCCAAGGTtgatcttgctgctgctgttgctgctgctggtgctactggtgctcTCCGTCCCCTGGAATCGTGTCAAAACGTGCCAATCGCACGCTACAACGGCTACTTCCACGCGGAAGCAGCCCATACCAGCAGCCACCTGCAACGGCCACAGCTCGGTGAGTCGTGGGCTTCGGTGACCGGTCATCAGCAACTCGGTGCAGACTCGCGGGGCCCGCAAATTCACCGACAAATCATCGATTTGCATGCTTCATCCGTGGATCGCTCGGAACACACCGCCcgaacaccaaaaaccaagccAATCGAAACCACTTACTCGCTTGTCATGTCATGCGCT is a window of Anopheles aquasalis chromosome 2, idAnoAquaMG_Q_19, whole genome shotgun sequence DNA encoding:
- the LOC126576215 gene encoding hemicentin-2-like, coding for MFLDILEGLLKPTIHSNVRDYVPIGITVRLTCNYEVFLDRNIKMSWKTLPSYQLTEIDKAIFVGNQTEISMHNRTLIKRELVIENVTLAHQRTYRCEVFDDKNNTHYHNFKLQVRETPDDFVILSTAHNRTVINRRLNENGETTPIQIIIQHKSYPFNITYEWFRDEAGIIARNETDDYQQEVTEDYVKLRIKQPKVYHTDSYTVSVQAGTASANFSISVFVYGKPSLSMDSIKAIKGDLAIFSCLAESYPSVDESFIFQPCAAVPWGNCSIVNETDPGWHAGTDEVAAIHWASATFKIVANEPGIVYCKANNTEGHAIALAYLMLEDLTSEDVKTDFIKLEIVQPKRWITVGDNVSFVCSVVTLGDTVVMSFEHNEKSYPGTVIQDDSVMKKMQFTLFNVSYHDSGDVFCIVNYGIKPTEQRSLDMEVIEAIAPQLRSGEINQTLIVDVLNPFKLECDVGGIPSPTITWFKDGAPYEYNVSDPTGVSSIIFEYAIPTQSGLYECIGENKKGNITITRNVTVRKLKLSEPLLYATVMLLLLTIALAITSLFLYVKMKQATGVSHFQGGRIQIVPSLQ